The Pan troglodytes isolate AG18354 chromosome 1, NHGRI_mPanTro3-v2.0_pri, whole genome shotgun sequence genome includes a region encoding these proteins:
- the C1H1orf43 gene encoding protein C1orf43 homolog isoform X5, translating to MASGSNWLSGVNVVLVMAYGSLVFVLLFIFVKRQIMRFAMKSRRGPHVPVGHNAPKDLKEEIDIRLSRVQDIKYEPQLLADDDARLLQLETQGNQSCCNYLYRMKALDAIRTSEIPFHSEGRHPRSLMGKNFRSYLLDLRNTSTPFKGVRKALIDTLLDGYETARYGTGVFGQNEYLRYQEALSELATA from the exons ATGGCGTCCGGCAGTAACTGGCTCTCCGGGGTGAATGTCGTGCTGGTGATGGCCTACGGGAGCCTG GTGTTTGtactgctatttatttttgtgaagagGCAAATCATGCGCTTTGCAATGAAATCTCGAAGGGGACCTCATGTCCCTGTGGGACACAATGCCCCCAAG GACTTGAAAGAGGAGATTGATATTCGACTCTCCAGGGTTCAGGATATCAAGTATGAGCCCCAGCTCCTTGCAGATGATGATGCTAGACTACTACAACTGGAAACCCAGGGAAATCAAA GTTGCTGCAACTATCTGTATAGGATGAAAGCTCTGGATGCCATTCGTACCTCTG AGATCCCATTTCATTCTGAAGGCCGGCATCCCCGTTCCTTAATGGGCAAGAATTTCCGCTCCTACCTGCTGGATCTGCGAAACACTAGTACGCCTTTCAAGGGTGTACGCAAAGCACTCATTGATACCCTTTTGGATGGCTATGAAACAGCCCGCTATGGGACAGGG GTCTTTGGCCAGAATGAGTACCTACGCTATCAGGAGGCCCTGAGTGAGCTGGCCACTGCGTGA
- the C1H1orf43 gene encoding protein C1orf43 homolog isoform X1 encodes MASGSNWLSGVNVVLVMAYGSLVFVLLFIFVKRQIMRFAMKSRRGPHVPVGHNAPKDLKEEIDIRLSRVQDIKYEPQLLADDDARLLQLETQGNQSCCNYLYRMKALDAIRTSEIPFHSEGRHPRSLMGKNFRSYLLDLRNTSTPFKGVRKALIDTLLDGYETARYGTGVFGQNEYLRYQEALSELATAVKARIGSSQRHHQSAAKDLTQSPEVSPTTIQVTYLPSSQKSKRAKHFLELKSFKDNYNTLESTL; translated from the exons ATGGCGTCCGGCAGTAACTGGCTCTCCGGGGTGAATGTCGTGCTGGTGATGGCCTACGGGAGCCTG GTGTTTGtactgctatttatttttgtgaagagGCAAATCATGCGCTTTGCAATGAAATCTCGAAGGGGACCTCATGTCCCTGTGGGACACAATGCCCCCAAG GACTTGAAAGAGGAGATTGATATTCGACTCTCCAGGGTTCAGGATATCAAGTATGAGCCCCAGCTCCTTGCAGATGATGATGCTAGACTACTACAACTGGAAACCCAGGGAAATCAAA GTTGCTGCAACTATCTGTATAGGATGAAAGCTCTGGATGCCATTCGTACCTCTG AGATCCCATTTCATTCTGAAGGCCGGCATCCCCGTTCCTTAATGGGCAAGAATTTCCGCTCCTACCTGCTGGATCTGCGAAACACTAGTACGCCTTTCAAGGGTGTACGCAAAGCACTCATTGATACCCTTTTGGATGGCTATGAAACAGCCCGCTATGGGACAGGG GTCTTTGGCCAGAATGAGTACCTACGCTATCAGGAGGCCCTGAGTGAGCTGGCCACTGC GGTTAAAGCACGAATTGGGAGCTCTCAGCGACATCACCAGTCAGCAGCCAAAGACCTAACTCAGTCCCCTGAGGTCTCCCCAACAACCATCCAGGTGACATACCTCCCCTCCAGTCAGAAGAGTAAACGTGCCAAGCACTTCCTTGAATTGAAGAGCTTTAAGGATAACTATAACACATTGGAGAGTACTCTGTGA
- the C1H1orf43 gene encoding protein C1orf43 homolog isoform X4 produces MASGSNWLSGVNVVLVMAYGSLDLKEEIDIRLSRVQDIKYEPQLLADDDARLLQLETQGNQKIPFHSEGRHPRSLMGKNFRSYLLDLRNTSTPFKGVRKALIDTLLDGYETARYGTGVFGQNEYLRYQEALSELATAVKARIGSSQRHHQSAAKDLTQSPEVSPTTIQVTYLPSSQKSKRAKHFLELKSFKDNYNTLESTL; encoded by the exons ATGGCGTCCGGCAGTAACTGGCTCTCCGGGGTGAATGTCGTGCTGGTGATGGCCTACGGGAGCCTG GACTTGAAAGAGGAGATTGATATTCGACTCTCCAGGGTTCAGGATATCAAGTATGAGCCCCAGCTCCTTGCAGATGATGATGCTAGACTACTACAACTGGAAACCCAGGGAAATCAAA AGATCCCATTTCATTCTGAAGGCCGGCATCCCCGTTCCTTAATGGGCAAGAATTTCCGCTCCTACCTGCTGGATCTGCGAAACACTAGTACGCCTTTCAAGGGTGTACGCAAAGCACTCATTGATACCCTTTTGGATGGCTATGAAACAGCCCGCTATGGGACAGGG GTCTTTGGCCAGAATGAGTACCTACGCTATCAGGAGGCCCTGAGTGAGCTGGCCACTGC GGTTAAAGCACGAATTGGGAGCTCTCAGCGACATCACCAGTCAGCAGCCAAAGACCTAACTCAGTCCCCTGAGGTCTCCCCAACAACCATCCAGGTGACATACCTCCCCTCCAGTCAGAAGAGTAAACGTGCCAAGCACTTCCTTGAATTGAAGAGCTTTAAGGATAACTATAACACATTGGAGAGTACTCTGTGA
- the C1H1orf43 gene encoding protein C1orf43 homolog isoform X6, with protein MASGSNWLSGVNVVLVMAYGSLDLKEEIDIRLSRVQDIKYEPQLLADDDARLLQLETQGNQSCCNYLYRMKALDAIRTSEIPFHSEGRHPRSLMGKNFRSYLLDLRNTSTPFKGVRKALIDTLLDGYETARYGTGVFGQNEYLRYQEALSELATA; from the exons ATGGCGTCCGGCAGTAACTGGCTCTCCGGGGTGAATGTCGTGCTGGTGATGGCCTACGGGAGCCTG GACTTGAAAGAGGAGATTGATATTCGACTCTCCAGGGTTCAGGATATCAAGTATGAGCCCCAGCTCCTTGCAGATGATGATGCTAGACTACTACAACTGGAAACCCAGGGAAATCAAA GTTGCTGCAACTATCTGTATAGGATGAAAGCTCTGGATGCCATTCGTACCTCTG AGATCCCATTTCATTCTGAAGGCCGGCATCCCCGTTCCTTAATGGGCAAGAATTTCCGCTCCTACCTGCTGGATCTGCGAAACACTAGTACGCCTTTCAAGGGTGTACGCAAAGCACTCATTGATACCCTTTTGGATGGCTATGAAACAGCCCGCTATGGGACAGGG GTCTTTGGCCAGAATGAGTACCTACGCTATCAGGAGGCCCTGAGTGAGCTGGCCACTGCGTGA
- the C1H1orf43 gene encoding protein C1orf43 homolog isoform X2, with protein sequence MASGSNWLSGVNVVLVMAYGSLVFVLLFIFVKRQIMRFAMKSRRGPHVPVGHNAPKDLKEEIDIRLSRVQDIKYEPQLLADDDARLLQLETQGNQKIPFHSEGRHPRSLMGKNFRSYLLDLRNTSTPFKGVRKALIDTLLDGYETARYGTGVFGQNEYLRYQEALSELATAVKARIGSSQRHHQSAAKDLTQSPEVSPTTIQVTYLPSSQKSKRAKHFLELKSFKDNYNTLESTL encoded by the exons ATGGCGTCCGGCAGTAACTGGCTCTCCGGGGTGAATGTCGTGCTGGTGATGGCCTACGGGAGCCTG GTGTTTGtactgctatttatttttgtgaagagGCAAATCATGCGCTTTGCAATGAAATCTCGAAGGGGACCTCATGTCCCTGTGGGACACAATGCCCCCAAG GACTTGAAAGAGGAGATTGATATTCGACTCTCCAGGGTTCAGGATATCAAGTATGAGCCCCAGCTCCTTGCAGATGATGATGCTAGACTACTACAACTGGAAACCCAGGGAAATCAAA AGATCCCATTTCATTCTGAAGGCCGGCATCCCCGTTCCTTAATGGGCAAGAATTTCCGCTCCTACCTGCTGGATCTGCGAAACACTAGTACGCCTTTCAAGGGTGTACGCAAAGCACTCATTGATACCCTTTTGGATGGCTATGAAACAGCCCGCTATGGGACAGGG GTCTTTGGCCAGAATGAGTACCTACGCTATCAGGAGGCCCTGAGTGAGCTGGCCACTGC GGTTAAAGCACGAATTGGGAGCTCTCAGCGACATCACCAGTCAGCAGCCAAAGACCTAACTCAGTCCCCTGAGGTCTCCCCAACAACCATCCAGGTGACATACCTCCCCTCCAGTCAGAAGAGTAAACGTGCCAAGCACTTCCTTGAATTGAAGAGCTTTAAGGATAACTATAACACATTGGAGAGTACTCTGTGA
- the C1H1orf43 gene encoding protein C1orf43 homolog isoform X7, producing MASGSNWLSGVNVVLVMAYGSLVFVLLFIFVKRQIMRFAMKSRRGPHVPVGHNAPKDLKEEIDIRLSRVQDIKYEPQLLADDDARLLQLETQGNQKIPFHSEGRHPRSLMGKNFRSYLLDLRNTSTPFKGVRKALIDTLLDGYETARYGTGG from the exons ATGGCGTCCGGCAGTAACTGGCTCTCCGGGGTGAATGTCGTGCTGGTGATGGCCTACGGGAGCCTG GTGTTTGtactgctatttatttttgtgaagagGCAAATCATGCGCTTTGCAATGAAATCTCGAAGGGGACCTCATGTCCCTGTGGGACACAATGCCCCCAAG GACTTGAAAGAGGAGATTGATATTCGACTCTCCAGGGTTCAGGATATCAAGTATGAGCCCCAGCTCCTTGCAGATGATGATGCTAGACTACTACAACTGGAAACCCAGGGAAATCAAA AGATCCCATTTCATTCTGAAGGCCGGCATCCCCGTTCCTTAATGGGCAAGAATTTCCGCTCCTACCTGCTGGATCTGCGAAACACTAGTACGCCTTTCAAGGGTGTACGCAAAGCACTCATTGATACCCTTTTGGATGGCTATGAAACAGCCCGCTATGGGACAGGG GGTTAA
- the C1H1orf43 gene encoding protein C1orf43 homolog isoform X3, translating to MASGSNWLSGVNVVLVMAYGSLDLKEEIDIRLSRVQDIKYEPQLLADDDARLLQLETQGNQSCCNYLYRMKALDAIRTSEIPFHSEGRHPRSLMGKNFRSYLLDLRNTSTPFKGVRKALIDTLLDGYETARYGTGVFGQNEYLRYQEALSELATAVKARIGSSQRHHQSAAKDLTQSPEVSPTTIQVTYLPSSQKSKRAKHFLELKSFKDNYNTLESTL from the exons ATGGCGTCCGGCAGTAACTGGCTCTCCGGGGTGAATGTCGTGCTGGTGATGGCCTACGGGAGCCTG GACTTGAAAGAGGAGATTGATATTCGACTCTCCAGGGTTCAGGATATCAAGTATGAGCCCCAGCTCCTTGCAGATGATGATGCTAGACTACTACAACTGGAAACCCAGGGAAATCAAA GTTGCTGCAACTATCTGTATAGGATGAAAGCTCTGGATGCCATTCGTACCTCTG AGATCCCATTTCATTCTGAAGGCCGGCATCCCCGTTCCTTAATGGGCAAGAATTTCCGCTCCTACCTGCTGGATCTGCGAAACACTAGTACGCCTTTCAAGGGTGTACGCAAAGCACTCATTGATACCCTTTTGGATGGCTATGAAACAGCCCGCTATGGGACAGGG GTCTTTGGCCAGAATGAGTACCTACGCTATCAGGAGGCCCTGAGTGAGCTGGCCACTGC GGTTAAAGCACGAATTGGGAGCTCTCAGCGACATCACCAGTCAGCAGCCAAAGACCTAACTCAGTCCCCTGAGGTCTCCCCAACAACCATCCAGGTGACATACCTCCCCTCCAGTCAGAAGAGTAAACGTGCCAAGCACTTCCTTGAATTGAAGAGCTTTAAGGATAACTATAACACATTGGAGAGTACTCTGTGA